The following proteins come from a genomic window of Patescibacteria group bacterium:
- a CDS encoding DUF134 domain-containing protein, protein MKNNINQQLGRPRIRRRIRFCHKINYFKPRGIPMRDLKIVELSIEELEVLRLKNIEDLDQTECAKKMNTSQSTFQRILNIAYKKISIALVEGMVIKISDINSKK, encoded by the coding sequence ATGAAAAATAATATTAATCAACAATTAGGTCGTCCAAGAATTCGGAGAAGAATAAGATTTTGCCACAAAATAAATTATTTTAAACCGCGAGGTATCCCTATGCGAGATTTAAAAATAGTTGAATTATCTATTGAAGAATTAGAGGTTTTGAGATTAAAAAATATAGAGGACTTAGACCAGACCGAATGCGCAAAAAAAATGAATACATCTCAAAGCACATTTCAACGTATTTTAAATATTGCGTATAAAAAAATAAGTATTGCCTTAGTTGAAGGAATGGTTATAAAAATATCAGATATAAATTCTAAAAAATAA
- a CDS encoding DUF5320 domain-containing protein gives MPNKDQTGPNGEGPMTGRGLGKCNEKSQKDLSNRNYGNGRGLGRGLGRGLGQENRRARR, from the coding sequence ATGCCAAATAAAGATCAAACAGGACCAAATGGGGAAGGTCCTATGACTGGAAGAGGTTTAGGAAAATGTAATGAAAAATCTCAAAAAGATTTATCAAACAGAAATTACGGTAATGGAAGAGGTTTAGGAAGAGGTTTAGGAAGAGGTTTAGGACAAGAGAATAGAAGAGCAAGAAGATAA
- the recG gene encoding ATP-dependent DNA helicase RecG has protein sequence MITLLDKAENISPIAKKLSSKLKKIGIETIEDLIFYYPFRYDDFSQIKQIKDLIPGDMVTISGRVDLIQNRRSPRQRKNITEAIISDKSDSIKVIWFNQPYLTKNIRQGENIYLSGKVNADYNTLQMISPEYEKVKNFTSNTACLAPVYHLTAGITNKQIRFLIRSVLPLAVNIIDWLPLKIKLDLRFMDLSQALRQVHFPENKVKLNSASIRLKFNELFLAQLQTFIIRDKIKNSLAEKVEFKENEIKSFVSSLPFKLTDDQKKSAWAVLKDTQKSYPMNRLIEGEVGSGKTVVAAIAILNTVLNKKQSAYMAPTEILAKQHFKSLQELYKNFEIQIGLFTRTEQKICSEKKKIKKNDFIKKIKNGEVDIVVGTHSLIQEKVDFKNLCLAIIDEQHRFGVEQRKSLKEKSGNKKTVPHFLSMTATPIPRTLHLALYGDLDLSIIKEMPKGRKKVITKIIEPIEREKTYNFIRNQINQGRQVFVVCPLINESDKLGVKSVKEEYEKLSKKIFLDFKIGVIHGKLRTKEKEKIMSDFLTNKIKILVATSIVEVGVDVANASIMIIEGAERFGLAQLHQFRGRVGRSDFQSYCFLFNENLSEKTQERLEALVKCNDGFELAKIDLEFRGYGEIYGKIQSGISEFKIATLFDYKIIEKAKVSAEYILNLDLTLNKFSELKKKMDELNKNVHLE, from the coding sequence ATGATAACTTTATTAGACAAGGCGGAAAATATTTCACCAATAGCGAAAAAACTGTCTTCAAAATTAAAAAAAATAGGAATTGAGACCATTGAGGATCTCATTTTTTATTATCCTTTTAGATATGATGATTTCAGCCAAATAAAGCAAATTAAAGATCTAATTCCAGGAGATATGGTTACTATCTCTGGCAGAGTTGATCTGATTCAAAATAGGAGAAGTCCAAGGCAAAGAAAAAATATTACTGAAGCAATCATTTCAGATAAAAGCGATTCTATAAAAGTTATTTGGTTTAATCAGCCGTATTTGACTAAAAACATCAGGCAAGGCGAGAATATTTATTTATCAGGAAAAGTCAACGCAGATTACAATACATTGCAAATGATCAGCCCCGAATATGAGAAAGTAAAGAATTTTACTTCAAATACAGCTTGCTTGGCGCCTGTTTATCACTTGACAGCAGGCATTACTAATAAGCAAATAAGATTTTTAATAAGATCAGTTTTGCCGTTAGCCGTTAATATTATTGATTGGCTGCCGTTAAAGATAAAATTAGATTTGCGTTTTATGGATTTATCGCAAGCTTTGCGCCAAGTCCATTTTCCTGAAAACAAAGTTAAGCTTAACAGTGCGAGTATTAGATTAAAATTTAATGAATTGTTTTTAGCTCAATTGCAAACTTTTATTATTAGAGATAAAATTAAAAATTCCTTGGCTGAAAAAGTTGAATTTAAGGAAAACGAAATAAAGAGTTTTGTTTCTTCATTGCCATTTAAATTAACTGATGACCAAAAAAAATCAGCATGGGCAGTCTTAAAAGATACTCAAAAAAGTTATCCGATGAATAGATTAATTGAAGGCGAGGTCGGCTCTGGCAAAACAGTCGTGGCTGCTATTGCTATATTAAATACGGTTTTAAATAAAAAACAGTCGGCATATATGGCTCCGACAGAAATTTTGGCTAAACAGCATTTTAAATCATTGCAAGAGTTGTATAAAAATTTTGAAATTCAAATAGGACTTTTTACAAGAACTGAACAAAAAATTTGTTCAGAAAAAAAGAAAATTAAAAAAAACGATTTTATTAAAAAAATAAAAAATGGAGAAGTAGATATTGTGGTTGGAACACATTCTTTGATTCAAGAAAAAGTTGATTTTAAAAATTTGTGTTTAGCAATTATAGATGAACAGCATCGTTTTGGAGTTGAACAAAGAAAAAGTTTAAAAGAAAAATCAGGAAATAAAAAAACAGTTCCGCATTTTTTGTCAATGACAGCGACGCCGATTCCAAGAACATTGCATTTAGCGCTTTATGGAGATTTAGATTTAAGTATTATTAAAGAGATGCCAAAAGGAAGGAAAAAAGTTATAACAAAAATTATTGAACCGATAGAAAGAGAAAAAACTTATAATTTTATTCGCAATCAAATAAATCAAGGACGCCAAGTTTTTGTTGTTTGTCCGTTGATTAATGAAAGCGATAAACTTGGAGTAAAATCAGTTAAGGAAGAATATGAAAAATTAAGCAAAAAAATTTTTTTAGATTTTAAAATTGGAGTAATACACGGGAAATTAAGAACAAAGGAAAAAGAAAAAATAATGTCAGATTTTTTAACTAATAAGATAAAAATTTTAGTGGCGACTTCTATTGTTGAAGTCGGGGTTGATGTCGCAAACGCTTCAATAATGATTATAGAGGGAGCGGAAAGATTTGGCTTGGCACAACTTCATCAATTTCGCGGACGAGTTGGTAGAAGCGATTTTCAGTCGTATTGTTTTTTGTTTAATGAAAATTTAAGTGAAAAAACACAGGAAAGGCTTGAGGCATTAGTAAAATGCAATGATGGCTTTGAATTAGCAAAAATAGATTTGGAATTTAGAGGTTATGGAGAAATTTATGGTAAAATTCAGTCAGGAATATCTGAATTTAAAATAGCGACTCTTTTTGATTACAAAATTATTGAAAAAGCAAAAGTTTCTGCTGAATATATTTTAAATTTAGATTTAACTTTAAATAAATTTTCAGAGCTGAAGAAAAAGATGGATGAATTAAATAAAAATGTTCATTTAGAATAA